The Flaviramulus sp. BrNp1-15 genome has a window encoding:
- a CDS encoding type IX secretion system membrane protein PorP/SprF, which produces MKFIKNNIIAIALFCCTLGFAQQLPQFTQYMYNTISVNPAYAGSREALSIVGLHRSQWVGFKGGPITQTLSIHTPLRNDRIGLGLSFIEDDLGPQNFTYVYGDFSYAIPTGTNGKLAFGLKAGFTQFSFDTDFRLDPDNQNDQLIYGTEDRWTPNLGAGIYWSTDRIYAGLSTPRILNNDTSNNSDFEALERISYYFTLGGVIDLSKSIKFKPAGLIKATNGAPVSYDLTANFLFNEKFWLGGSYRINEQTAAIGGIVDFQISRQLRIGYAYEKPISEIADYTTGTHEILLIYEFKFLSSKLKSPRYF; this is translated from the coding sequence ATGAAGTTTATAAAAAATAATATAATCGCTATTGCATTATTTTGCTGTACGCTGGGATTTGCGCAACAATTGCCGCAATTCACACAATACATGTATAATACAATCTCAGTAAACCCAGCATATGCGGGAAGCAGAGAAGCATTAAGCATTGTTGGATTACACAGAAGCCAATGGGTAGGTTTTAAAGGTGGACCAATTACACAAACGCTTTCTATTCATACGCCTCTTAGAAATGATAGAATAGGTTTAGGGTTATCTTTTATTGAAGATGATTTAGGTCCGCAGAATTTCACTTATGTATATGGTGATTTTTCATATGCTATTCCTACAGGAACAAATGGTAAGTTAGCCTTTGGTTTAAAAGCAGGATTCACTCAATTTAGTTTTGATACTGACTTTAGATTAGACCCTGATAATCAAAACGATCAATTAATTTATGGTACAGAAGACCGATGGACACCTAATTTAGGTGCGGGTATCTATTGGAGTACAGATAGAATTTATGCAGGATTATCTACACCTAGAATTTTAAACAACGATACCAGTAACAATAGTGATTTTGAAGCTTTAGAACGTATTAGTTACTATTTCACTTTAGGTGGTGTAATAGACTTAAGCAAAAGCATTAAGTTTAAACCTGCTGGATTAATAAAAGCAACTAATGGTGCTCCTGTCTCATATGACCTTACTGCAAATTTCTTATTCAATGAAAAATTTTGGTTAGGAGGTTCTTATAGAATTAATGAACAAACCGCAGCAATTGGTGGTATTGTAGATTTTCAAATATCAAGACAATTACGTATTGGTTATGCTTACGAAAAACCAATTTCGGAAATTGCAGATTATACAACTGGGACACATGAGATATTGCTTATTTATGAGTTTAAATTCTTAAGTTCTAAATTAAAATCACCAAGATATTTCTAA
- a CDS encoding gliding motility-associated C-terminal domain-containing protein, whose translation MKKLYTKVALRDKSSIKLLLFITLVISTTFFSYGQVVFSPRTSDATPTREVYSVKGDFSMIGNTNLTLVNYSNTADNDDDMQFVDVDGIASTFNSSSASLTFSDENGAKQQCSNILYAGLYWVGRADTGADPNLDGDNNPNTFNVTKDGVTKSFDKRNVSIKGEGETTYTTFTATPTNINYPTNGTNRNIFVGYVEVTDFVRARGTGEYTVADISLVEGNADVTGYSGGWGMVVVYENSQMNWRDITVFDGYAYVGAGGPANTISASGFQAVQNGAVNVKLGIMASEGEVGWTGDFFQIERRNTGVFEPLSHSTNTPTNFFNSSILTDNDGDGNNDPRNPQIQNNTGVDIVTFNIDNGNDNAITIDDNELINNNQTSTTFRYGTVNDSYVIFNVTFAVDAYVPESTGVLTNTNISSGGSTLEPGDNSDYTIDIVNTGTEEINNTVITIPIPDTVNSTDLNITHTVNPAYASTVSDSAPVIVPPTAGNNGFIVWNLGTLPIPNNPAHIIATIGFRLTVTTDCSMLNDPLFNPVVSLEGTISGTGATSGIDFNEDLIQGYQTTGPCRGEPIPVPNNIPIDYLDYINEPPTASDPSPINIECIADLPVPDVEVVTDEADNSGIPPIVAFVSDSSDNNCPETITRTYSVTDDCNNSINVQQTITISSATAPVVPANDASTVECLASATQPTAPVVNDVCGNVITPVITENADPTCEGDKIYTFTYTDCAGNSSVYTYTYTIDVVTAPVVPANDSSTVECLASATQPTAPVVNDVCGNAITPVITENTDPTCEGDKIYTFTYTDCAGNSSVYTYTYTIDVVTAPVVPANDSSTVECLADATQPTAPVVNDVCGNAITPVITENADPTCEGDKIYTFTYTDCAGNSSVYTYTYTIDVVTAPVVPANDSSTVECLASATQPTAPVVNDVCGNAITPVITENADPTCEGDKIYTFTYTDCAGNSSVYTYTYTIDLLAFTLPANGVQTVDNLAEATTPTPPTVNDNCGNEITPTGPTVSATPACQGAIVYTYTYTDCAGNTADWTYTYTIELAPFTVPADDSSTVECIANATTPTPPTVFDANGDEIVPVMTENVDPTCEGDKIYTFTYTDCAGNTEDWVYTYTIDVVTAPVVPTNDSSTVECLADATQPTAPVVNDVCGNAITPVITENADPTCEGDKIYTFTYTDCAGNSSVYTYTYTIDVVTAPVVPANDSSTVECLADATQPTAPVVNDVCGNAITPVITENADPTCEGDKIYTFTYTDCAGNSSVYTYTYTIDVVTAPVVPANDGSTVECLASATQPTAPVVNDVCGNAITPVITENADPTCEGDKIYTFTYTDCAGNSSVYTYTYTIDLLAFTLPANGVQTVDNLAEATTPTPPTVNDNCGNEITPTGPTVSATPACQGAIVYTYTYTDCAGNTADWTYTYTIELAPFTVPADDSSTVECIANATTPTPPTVFDANGDEIVPVMTENVDPTCEGDKIYTFTYTDCAGNTEDWVYTYTIDVVTAPVVPTNDSSTVECLADATQPTAPVVNDVCGNAITPVITENADPTCEGDKIYTFTYTDCAGNSSVYTYTYTIDVVTAPVVPANDSSTVECLADATQPTAPVVNDVCGNAITPVITENADPTCEGDKIYTFTYTDCAGNSSVYTYTYTIDVVTAPVVPANDSSTVECLADATQPTAPVVNDVCGNAITPVITENADPTCEGDKIYTFTYTDCAGNSSVYTYTYTIDLLAFTLPANGVQTVDNLAEATTPTPPTVNDNCGNEITPTGPTVSATPACQGAIVYTYTYTDCAGNTADWTYTYTIELAPFTVPADDSSTVECIANATTPTPPTVFDANGDEIVPVMTENVDPTCEGDKIYTFTYTDCAGNTEDWVYTYTIDVVTAPVVPTNDSSTVECLADATQPTAPVVNDVCGNAITPVITENADPTCEGDKIYTFTYTDCAGNSSVYTYTYTIDVVTAPVVPANDSSTVECLADATQPTAPVVNDVCGNAITPVITENADPTCEGDKIYTFTYTDCAGNSSVYTYTYTIDVVTAPVVPANDSSTVECLADATQPTAPVVNDVCGNAITPVITENADPTCEGDKIYTFTYTDCAGNNSVYTYTYTVKDTTPPVLSLPNNVSAECSDDLTPISFGTATATDNCDPNPIISFNDVRTDDACEGTYTITRTWTATDACGNITTANQIISTSDTTAPEFDQTTLPGDVVVECDNVPLADTLTASDNCGNAIVTVEDIRTDGNCDYNYTITRTYTATDDCGLTNTHVQTITVQDTTPPTFVETLPATSLVVECDAIPTAQVLTATDSCGAATVSVSDTRTDGTCPNSYTLARTWTATDECGLTTTHTQIITVQDTTPPTFDQTPPRNTTVECDAIPDVTNITASDNCGSATVTVNDVITNGDCPSNYFIARTWIATDECGLTTSHTQIITVQDTTAPVPTSTYEETLDVSCIDIPEAPELEFEDNCSSNITVVFNETNSFDENVFEDYQIIRTWTVRDECNNEEVYTQILNVTLDEIYSEIVAEDRCFDEGIFNLNNLISDTLNTNGTWELLEGNPDATLNGSIFDPTVLELSEDFLPDDGGIDYRFRYTTTDQGCISITEVIMNIHADCVVLPCGENDIEISTAITPNGDGFNESFDIEGIDLCGFVAEVKIFNRWGALVYESNNYTLGSIKTSGAKGDWDGTPNTSIGNAGKLPNGTYYYIIKLQNSGLSPLTGPIYLGTK comes from the coding sequence ATGAAAAAACTATACACTAAGGTAGCATTAAGAGACAAAAGCTCTATTAAATTATTGCTATTTATTACTTTGGTTATTTCAACCACTTTTTTTAGTTATGGTCAAGTTGTTTTTAGCCCAAGAACATCTGATGCAACACCAACTAGAGAAGTTTATAGTGTCAAGGGTGATTTTTCTATGATAGGAAATACAAACCTTACCTTAGTAAACTATAGTAATACTGCAGATAATGATGATGATATGCAGTTTGTTGATGTAGATGGAATAGCTTCTACTTTTAACTCATCATCAGCATCATTAACTTTTTCAGATGAAAATGGAGCTAAACAACAATGTTCTAATATCCTTTATGCTGGTTTATATTGGGTAGGTCGAGCAGATACCGGTGCAGATCCTAATTTAGATGGTGATAACAATCCAAATACTTTTAATGTTACTAAAGATGGTGTAACTAAATCTTTTGATAAACGTAACGTATCGATTAAAGGTGAAGGAGAAACAACTTATACAACTTTTACAGCTACACCTACTAATATTAATTACCCAACTAATGGAACTAATAGAAATATATTTGTTGGTTATGTAGAAGTTACAGATTTTGTTCGAGCTAGAGGTACAGGAGAATATACCGTTGCTGATATATCTTTGGTAGAAGGAAACGCAGATGTTACGGGATACTCTGGTGGTTGGGGAATGGTTGTAGTTTATGAAAACTCCCAGATGAATTGGAGAGATATAACTGTATTTGATGGTTATGCATATGTAGGAGCTGGTGGTCCTGCTAATACTATTAGTGCATCAGGATTTCAAGCTGTACAAAACGGAGCTGTAAATGTAAAATTGGGCATTATGGCTAGTGAAGGAGAAGTTGGATGGACTGGTGATTTTTTCCAAATTGAAAGAAGAAATACAGGGGTTTTTGAACCATTATCTCACAGTACAAATACTCCAACAAACTTTTTTAACTCTTCTATTTTAACAGATAATGATGGTGATGGTAATAATGATCCTAGAAACCCTCAAATACAAAATAACACAGGTGTAGATATTGTTACTTTTAATATTGATAATGGAAATGATAATGCAATCACCATTGATGATAATGAACTTATCAATAACAATCAAACATCAACAACATTTCGTTATGGTACAGTAAATGATTCCTATGTGATATTTAATGTAACATTTGCTGTTGATGCCTATGTACCAGAGTCTACAGGTGTTTTAACAAATACAAATATTAGCTCTGGTGGTTCTACTTTAGAGCCAGGAGATAATTCTGATTACACAATTGATATTGTGAATACAGGAACAGAAGAAATAAACAATACAGTAATCACCATTCCTATTCCTGATACTGTAAACTCAACTGATTTAAATATTACGCATACTGTTAATCCAGCATATGCATCAACAGTTAGTGATTCAGCCCCTGTAATTGTTCCCCCAACCGCTGGAAACAATGGCTTTATTGTTTGGAATTTAGGAACACTTCCTATACCAAATAACCCTGCTCATATTATAGCAACTATTGGTTTTAGACTTACTGTAACAACAGATTGTTCTATGCTAAATGATCCATTGTTTAATCCTGTTGTATCTCTTGAAGGTACTATAAGTGGTACTGGAGCAACATCTGGAATAGATTTCAATGAAGATTTAATTCAAGGTTACCAAACTACTGGACCTTGTAGAGGGGAACCAATTCCTGTTCCTAATAATATTCCTATTGATTATTTAGACTATATCAACGAGCCTCCAACAGCAAGTGATCCGTCACCAATAAATATAGAATGTATTGCTGATTTACCAGTACCAGATGTTGAAGTTGTAACAGATGAAGCAGATAACTCTGGTATTCCTCCTATTGTAGCTTTTGTATCTGACTCATCAGACAACAATTGCCCTGAAACAATTACAAGAACATATAGTGTCACAGATGATTGTAATAATTCAATTAATGTACAGCAAACCATAACAATATCTTCTGCTACTGCTCCTGTTGTTCCGGCTAACGATGCTAGCACTGTAGAATGTTTAGCGAGTGCTACACAACCTACAGCTCCGGTAGTAAACGATGTTTGTGGTAATGTTATTACTCCAGTAATCACTGAAAATGCTGACCCCACTTGTGAAGGCGATAAAATATATACATTTACTTATACTGATTGTGCTGGAAATAGCTCAGTATATACCTACACTTATACTATCGATGTGGTAACTGCTCCTGTTGTTCCTGCAAATGATAGTAGCACTGTAGAATGTTTAGCAAGTGCTACACAACCTACAGCTCCGGTAGTAAACGATGTATGTGGTAATGCTATTACTCCGGTAATCACTGAGAATACTGATCCTACTTGTGAAGGCGATAAAATTTATACCTTCACCTATACCGACTGTGCTGGAAATAGCTCAGTATATACCTATACCTATACTATCGATGTGGTAACAGCTCCAGTTGTTCCTGCAAATGATAGTAGCACCGTAGAATGTTTAGCTGATGCTACACAACCTACAGCTCCGGTAGTAAACGATGTGTGTGGTAATGCTATTACTCCAGTAATCACTGAAAATGCTGACCCTACTTGTGAAGGCGATAAAATTTATACCTTCACCTATACCGACTGTGCTGGAAATAGCTCAGTATATACCTATACTTATACTATCGATGTGGTCACTGCTCCTGTTGTTCCTGCAAATGATAGTAGCACTGTAGAATGTTTAGCAAGTGCTACACAACCTACAGCTCCGGTAGTAAACGATGTATGTGGTAATGCTATTACTCCGGTAATCACTGAAAATGCTGATCCTACTTGTGAAGGCGATAAAATTTATACCTTCACCTATACCGACTGTGCTGGAAATAGCTCAGTATATACCTATACCTATACTATCGATTTATTAGCTTTTACTTTACCTGCTAATGGCGTTCAAACGGTTGATAATCTAGCTGAGGCTACAACGCCTACCCCGCCTACCGTTAATGATAACTGTGGTAATGAGATTACACCTACAGGACCAACGGTATCTGCAACTCCTGCATGTCAAGGTGCTATTGTTTATACCTATACCTATACTGATTGTGCGGGTAATACTGCCGATTGGACATATACCTATACTATTGAATTAGCGCCTTTTACAGTACCAGCTGATGATAGCTCTACTGTAGAATGTATTGCTAATGCTACAACACCTACACCGCCAACAGTATTTGATGCTAATGGTGATGAAATAGTACCTGTAATGACTGAAAATGTAGATCCTACTTGTGAAGGTGATAAAATTTATACCTTTACTTATACCGACTGTGCTGGAAATACTGAAGATTGGGTATACACTTATACTATCGATGTGGTAACTGCTCCTGTTGTTCCTACAAATGATAGTAGCACCGTAGAATGTTTAGCTGATGCTACACAACCTACAGCTCCGGTAGTAAACGATGTGTGTGGTAATGCTATTACTCCAGTAATCACTGAGAATGCTGATCCTACTTGTGAAGGCGATAAAATTTATACATTTACTTATACTGATTGTGCTGGAAATAGCTCAGTATATACCTATACTTATACTATCGATGTAGTGACTGCTCCAGTTGTTCCTGCAAATGATAGTAGCACTGTAGAATGTTTAGCTGATGCTACACAACCTACTGCTCCGGTAGTAAACGATGTGTGTGGTAATGCTATTACTCCGGTAATCACTGAGAATGCTGATCCTACTTGTGAAGGCGATAAAATTTATACCTTCACCTATACCGACTGTGCTGGAAATAGTTCAGTATATACCTATACTTATACTATCGATGTAGTGACTGCTCCAGTTGTTCCTGCAAATGATGGTAGCACTGTAGAATGTTTAGCGAGTGCTACACAACCTACAGCTCCGGTAGTAAACGATGTATGTGGTAATGCTATTACTCCGGTAATTACTGAGAATGCTGATCCTACTTGTGAAGGCGATAAAATTTATACCTTCACCTATACCGACTGTGCTGGAAATAGCTCAGTATATACCTATACCTATACAATCGATTTATTAGCTTTTACTTTACCTGCTAATGGCGTTCAAACGGTTGATAATCTAGCTGAGGCTACAACACCTACCCCGCCTACTGTTAATGATAACTGTGGTAATGAGATTACACCTACAGGACCAACAGTATCTGCAACTCCTGCATGTCAAGGTGCTATTGTTTATACCTATACCTATACTGATTGTGCGGGTAATACTGCCGATTGGACATATACCTATACTATTGAATTAGCGCCTTTTACAGTACCAGCTGATGATAGCTCTACTGTAGAATGTATTGCTAATGCTACAACACCTACACCGCCAACAGTATTTGATGCTAATGGTGATGAAATAGTACCTGTAATGACTGAAAATGTAGATCCTACTTGTGAAGGTGATAAAATTTATACCTTTACTTATACCGACTGTGCTGGAAATACTGAAGATTGGGTATACACTTATACTATCGATGTGGTAACTGCTCCTGTTGTTCCTACAAATGATAGTAGCACCGTAGAATGTTTAGCTGATGCTACACAACCTACAGCTCCGGTAGTAAACGATGTGTGTGGTAATGCTATTACTCCAGTAATCACTGAGAATGCTGATCCTACTTGTGAAGGCGATAAAATTTATACATTTACTTATACTGATTGTGCTGGAAATAGCTCAGTATATACCTATACTTATACTATCGATGTAGTGACTGCTCCAGTTGTTCCTGCAAATGATAGTAGCACTGTAGAATGTTTAGCTGATGCTACACAACCTACAGCTCCGGTAGTAAACGATGTGTGTGGTAATGCTATTACTCCGGTAATCACTGAGAATGCTGATCCTACTTGTGAAGGCGATAAAATTTATACCTTCACCTATACCGACTGTGCTGGAAATAGCTCAGTATATACCTATACTTATACTATCGATGTAGTGACTGCTCCAGTTGTTCCTGCAAATGATAGTAGCACTGTAGAATGTTTAGCTGATGCTACACAACCTACAGCTCCGGTAGTAAACGATGTATGTGGTAATGCTATTACTCCGGTAATTACTGAGAATGCTGATCCTACTTGTGAAGGCGATAAAATTTATACCTTCACCTATACCGACTGTGCTGGAAATAGCTCAGTATATACCTATACCTATACAATCGATTTATTAGCTTTTACTTTACCTGCTAATGGCGTTCAAACGGTTGATAATCTAGCTGAGGCTACAACACCTACCCCGCCTACTGTTAATGATAACTGTGGTAATGAGATTACACCTACAGGACCAACAGTATCTGCAACTCCTGCATGTCAAGGTGCTATTGTTTATACCTATACCTATACTGATTGTGCGGGTAATACTGCCGATTGGACATATACCTATACTATTGAATTAGCGCCTTTTACAGTACCAGCTGATGATAGCTCTACTGTAGAATGTATTGCTAATGCTACAACACCTACACCGCCAACAGTATTTGATGCTAATGGTGATGAAATAGTACCTGTAATGACTGAAAATGTAGATCCTACTTGTGAAGGTGATAAAATTTATACCTTTACTTATACCGACTGTGCTGGAAATACTGAAGATTGGGTATACACTTATACTATCGATGTGGTAACTGCTCCTGTTGTTCCTACAAATGATAGTAGCACCGTAGAATGTTTAGCTGATGCTACACAACCTACAGCTCCGGTAGTAAACGATGTGTGTGGTAATGCTATTACTCCAGTAATCACTGAGAATGCTGATCCTACTTGTGAAGGCGATAAAATTTATACATTTACTTATACTGATTGTGCTGGAAATAGCTCAGTATATACCTATACTTATACTATCGATGTAGTGACTGCTCCAGTTGTTCCTGCAAATGATAGTAGCACTGTAGAATGTTTAGCTGATGCTACACAACCTACAGCTCCGGTAGTAAACGATGTGTGTGGTAATGCTATTACTCCGGTAATCACTGAGAATGCTGATCCTACTTGTGAAGGCGATAAAATTTATACCTTCACCTATACCGACTGTGCTGGAAATAGCTCAGTATATACCTATACTTATACTATCGATGTAGTGACTGCTCCAGTTGTTCCTGCAAATGATAGTAGCACTGTAGAATGTTTAGCTGATGCTACACAACCTACAGCTCCGGTAGTAAACGATGTGTGTGGTAATGCTATTACTCCGGTAATCACTGAGAATGCTGATCCTACTTGTGAAGGCGATAAAATTTATACCTTCACCTATACTGATTGTGCTGGAAATAACTCAGTATATACCTATACTTATACTGTAAAAGACACCACACCTCCGGTACTTTCATTACCAAATAATGTTTCTGCTGAATGTAGTGATGATTTAACACCAATTTCTTTCGGAACAGCAACTGCAACTGATAATTGTGATCCAAATCCAATTATATCATTTAATGATGTTAGAACAGATGATGCTTGTGAGGGTACATATACTATAACTCGTACTTGGACTGCTACTGATGCATGTGGAAATATAACAACTGCAAACCAAATAATTTCAACATCTGATACTACAGCACCTGAGTTTGATCAAACTACACTTCCAGGAGATGTTGTAGTTGAATGTGATAATGTTCCTTTAGCCGATACATTAACCGCAAGTGATAATTGTGGTAATGCGATTGTTACAGTAGAAGATATTAGAACAGACGGTAATTGCGATTATAATTATACAATCACTCGTACATATACAGCAACTGATGACTGTGGATTAACAAATACACATGTGCAAACAATTACGGTACAAGATACAACACCTCCTACGTTTGTTGAAACGCTTCCTGCGACCAGTTTAGTTGTTGAATGTGATGCAATACCTACAGCTCAAGTATTAACCGCTACGGATTCTTGTGGGGCAGCAACAGTATCTGTAAGTGATACAAGAACAGATGGTACTTGTCCTAACAGCTATACTTTAGCACGTACATGGACCGCTACAGATGAGTGTGGTTTAACAACTACACATACACAAATTATAACTGTTCAAGATACTACACCACCAACATTTGACCAAACACCTCCAAGAAACACAACGGTTGAATGTGATGCTATTCCAGATGTTACAAACATAACAGCATCTGATAATTGTGGTTCTGCAACAGTAACTGTAAATGATGTAATAACTAATGGAGATTGTCCATCTAATTACTTCATCGCTCGTACTTGGATTGCTACTGATGAATGTGGATTAACAACATCGCATACTCAAATTATAACAGTTCAAGATACAACAGCTCCTGTACCTACATCAACTTATGAAGAAACTCTAGATGTTAGTTGTATAGATATTCCTGAGGCTCCTGAATTAGAGTTTGAAGATAATTGTTCATCAAACATAACCGTAGTATTTAATGAAACTAATTCTTTTGATGAAAACGTATTTGAAGATTATCAAATAATTAGAACATGGACTGTAAGAGATGAATGTAATAATGAAGAAGTTTATACTCAAATTTTAAATGTAACATTAGATGAGATATACTCTGAAATAGTTGCAGAAGATAGATGTTTTGATGAAGGTATTTTTAATCTGAATAATTTAATATCTGATACACTTAACACTAATGGAACTTGGGAACTATTAGAAGGTAATCCTGACGCAACGCTTAATGGAAGTATTTTCGACCCAACTGTTTTAGAATTAAGTGAAGATTTCCTTCCAGATGATGGTGGTATTGATTACAGATTTAGATATACTACAACAGATCAAGGTTGTATTAGCATCACAGAAGTTATAATGAATATACATGCAGATTGTGTGGTATTACCTTGTGGTGAAAATGACATTGAAATCTCTACTGCAATAACACCAAACGGAGATGGATTTAATGAATCTTTTGATATTGAAGGAATTGACTTATGTGGTTTTGTAGCCGAAGTGAAAATATTTAACCGTTGGGGAGCTCTAGTATATGAGTCTAATAACTACACATTAGGTAGTATTAAAACATCTGGTGCCAAAGGAGATTGGGATGGAACACCAAATACATCTATTGGTAATGCAGGTAAATTACCTAATGGAACTTATTACTATATAATTAAATTACAAAATAGTGGATTGAGTCCTTTAACAGGCCCTATTTACTTAGGTACCAAATAA
- a CDS encoding histidine phosphatase family protein, with translation MKKLILVRHAKSSWEHDVIDHERPLNKRGVNDANLVSKKISKNDLKIDMVLSSDAMRAKTTADIFVANLNIDKTIFSLNHDLYDFAGNDLLRVIKSCDNSVNNLMVFGHNHAITGFVNTHGSISIDNVPTSGVTIIEFDIDNWKDLKKGKTTKTLFPRDLK, from the coding sequence ATGAAAAAATTAATTCTAGTAAGACACGCAAAATCGTCATGGGAACACGATGTTATTGACCATGAAAGACCTTTAAACAAAAGAGGGGTAAATGATGCTAATTTAGTTTCAAAAAAAATAAGTAAAAATGACCTAAAAATCGATATGGTTTTGTCCAGTGATGCTATGCGGGCAAAAACCACAGCTGACATTTTTGTAGCCAATTTAAATATTGATAAGACTATTTTTAGTTTAAATCATGATTTATATGATTTTGCAGGTAATGATTTACTTAGAGTCATTAAATCTTGTGACAATTCAGTAAATAACCTTATGGTTTTTGGTCATAACCATGCCATTACAGGTTTTGTAAATACTCACGGTAGTATATCAATTGATAATGTGCCTACTTCTGGTGTTACAATTATAGAATTTGATATTGATAACTGGAAAGACTTAAAAAAAGGAAAAACTACAAAAACTTTGTTTCCAAGAGATTTAAAGTAA